The DNA window GGAAAATAGATTTTTTGGGACTTTTTTGATTGCAGTAGATTTCGTTTTCAAGTGTTGGTTTGATTAAAATTCCTTAATTTTCCTTCAATTCCATTTTATTGCTTCCGGCAAAGGTTCTTATCCTCTATTGATTCAGACAGGTATGGTCCACAAAAAATGCTTACCATGTAAATCGTATATTCAATTAATATGAGTATTTTTACCATCATGGAGCAATCCATTCAGGAATTGGATAGTGTAATCGATTTTTTTTAACAGATACTGCTGGATCAAATTTTAAGATGTTGAAACCTTTTTTTCTTTCAATCTGGATTATTATTTCAAGTTCTGTTCAAGCACAACATGTTGATACCATATCTATAGAGCATTCAGTGGATAGTTTAATGGAGGTTTCAGGAAAATGCATAAGAAATCGCGATTTTGAAAATGCCCTTAAGTTTATTGATGTTGCCGAAAAAGTTGCCATTGACAATTTTGGAAAAAATTCAATTTCATATGGGAAGTGTTCCCTCATGAGAGGGAAACTGCATTTTTATAAAAATGAATACATGGATGCCGAAAAATGGTATCTCGAGCATAATTCTATATTGGCAAAAGTAAGAGGAGAAGATAATATGGATTTTGCCTGGAGTCTTTTTGTGTTAGGTCAATTATACAACGCCATGGGACAATTTGTGAAAGCAGAACAAATTTACCTTAAGACCAAAGAGATTTTTGGTAGAATTCAGGGACTACATCATACAGACTATGCTATAATTTTGAATGAACTCGCGATTATGTACCGAAACATGGGTTCTTATGAGATGGCAGAACCCTTGTATCTCGAATCAAAATCAATTCGTGAAAAAGTATTTGGAAAGAACCATCCGGATTATGCCTGGAGTTTAAACAATTTAGCAAACTTGTATAATATGATGGGTGTCTTTGAAAAAGCGGAGCCATTTTATTTAGAAGCATTGAGTATATGGGAGAAGTTGGTTGGAAAAGAAAATTCTACCTACGCTTCTGGAATGAACAACCTTGCTTCATTGTATTTTCAAATGCGAGTTTATACAAAGGCAGAGACTTTATTTTTAGAAGCATGCACTTTGCGAGGAAAACTTTTGGGTAAGAATACACCTGATTATGCGGGTAGCCTGAACAATCTAGGTTCCTTGTATATGGAAATGGGCTCTTATGAAAAGGCGGAGCCATACTATCTGGAAGCTAAAACAATTCGAGAAAAAATTTATGGTAAAGACCATCCTGAATATGCAAACACCTTAGGCAATATCGGGATTTTGTATAATAGAATGAAAAATTATGAAAAGGCAGAATCCTATTTTAAAGAAGCTAAGTCCATATGGGAAAAAGAAGTAGGCATCCATCATCCAGAATATGCAACGAGTGTATTTAATCTAGGAATATTTTATTTGGAATTGGATCGTTTGGAGCTTGCTGAACCTTTGCTTTTGCAAGCCAATGCAATTCGCGAAAAATCATTGGGCATTGAGAATCCTGACGTGTCAGAAAGTCATAGAAACCTTTCCAAATTATTTATCCTGCAAGATCGAATTACAGAAGCATTGCCAATTCTTGAAGCAGTGTCCGGGCAAAACCAAAATCAATTGTTAAAAGCCACTAACTATCTTTCTGAATATGAACTTTCTCAATTTATAGATACCTACCAGAATCAAGAAGATGAATTGGGTGCATATTATTATTTATGTCCTCTTGCAACAAATTGTCTTCACGCAGGAAAATTAGCGATGTTGGCTTATGATCGGGCATTATTTTATAAAGGGTTTTTACGAATGGCAGCGGTTAGATTAAAGACGCTGGCGGAATCCACAACAGAATCTAAAAATATTTACAACCAATTAAGAAGTTATCATCGGAGATTGGCTGATGAATATTCCCTCCCAATCGAAGATCGAACTTTGGTGGCTGAATTGGAAGAAAAGGCCAATGCCACAGAAAAGGAACTAGCAATCATGATAGCGGGATATTCGGAGACTACCCGACAAGTCAAGTGGAAAGATGTTCAAAAATCTATAAAGAAAAATGAAGCAGCAATTGAGTTTTTGCGTATTGAAATTAACTTTCCCAAGGTAGCAGATAGTATCATGTATTGTGCATTAATTTTAAAAGAAAATGCAGCAGAGCCAATATTGATTTCCATGTTTGAAGAAAAATCATTAGACTCATTGTTGCAATCAAACGTAGAACGCAAAGCCGATTATGTAAATGGATTGTACACCATCGCTGACAGAGGAGCAGTTCAAATTCAAACATCAAAACAGTCACTGTATGAGCTACTTTGGAAACCCCTTGAACAACATTTACAAGAAATCAAAACCATTTATTTTTCCCCCAGTGGGTTGTTGCACAGAATTAATCTGGATGCTATTGCAGTTTCGGAAACAGAAACATTGGCAGATCGTTATAAGTTGATCGAGCTAAACAGTACTCGTCAATTGGTCATCCCAGCGCCGATAATAAAAGTAAACAACGATGCGCTCTTGTACGGAGGAATTCAATTTGAGCAAGACAGCAGCATTCGAAATATGGAGCCTCTGCTTGCTTCACGGTCCAGAGGAGAAATTTCATTTGGTATAGTTGATTCTACCTTAAGAGGTGGAAGTTGGAATTTCTTACCAGGCACTGAGAGAGAGGTGAATTCGATTGAGCAAGTTCTGAAGAATTCAGGCACTCATGTCACTACAATGAAGGGTTATGAGGCATCAGAGGAATCCTTAAAAAATATTGTAACCAATAATTTAACTTCTCCAAGAATCTTGCACATTGCTACGCATGGATATTTTTTTCCTGATTCAAAAGACAAGAACGAAACTTTATCAAATTCAGAACCTGTATTTAAAATTTCCGAACATCCCATGTTGCGTTCCGGTTTAATCATGGCAGGTGGAAATGCTGCCTGGCATGGAAAGCAAACATTGGATGGCAGAGAAGA is part of the Candidatus Vicinibacter affinis genome and encodes:
- a CDS encoding CHAT domain-containing protein yields the protein MLKPFFLSIWIIISSSVQAQHVDTISIEHSVDSLMEVSGKCIRNRDFENALKFIDVAEKVAIDNFGKNSISYGKCSLMRGKLHFYKNEYMDAEKWYLEHNSILAKVRGEDNMDFAWSLFVLGQLYNAMGQFVKAEQIYLKTKEIFGRIQGLHHTDYAIILNELAIMYRNMGSYEMAEPLYLESKSIREKVFGKNHPDYAWSLNNLANLYNMMGVFEKAEPFYLEALSIWEKLVGKENSTYASGMNNLASLYFQMRVYTKAETLFLEACTLRGKLLGKNTPDYAGSLNNLGSLYMEMGSYEKAEPYYLEAKTIREKIYGKDHPEYANTLGNIGILYNRMKNYEKAESYFKEAKSIWEKEVGIHHPEYATSVFNLGIFYLELDRLELAEPLLLQANAIREKSLGIENPDVSESHRNLSKLFILQDRITEALPILEAVSGQNQNQLLKATNYLSEYELSQFIDTYQNQEDELGAYYYLCPLATNCLHAGKLAMLAYDRALFYKGFLRMAAVRLKTLAESTTESKNIYNQLRSYHRRLADEYSLPIEDRTLVAELEEKANATEKELAIMIAGYSETTRQVKWKDVQKSIKKNEAAIEFLRIEINFPKVADSIMYCALILKENAAEPILISMFEEKSLDSLLQSNVERKADYVNGLYTIADRGAVQIQTSKQSLYELLWKPLEQHLQEIKTIYFSPSGLLHRINLDAIAVSETETLADRYKLIELNSTRQLVIPAPIIKVNNDALLYGGIQFEQDSSIRNMEPLLASRSRGEISFGIVDSTLRGGSWNFLPGTEREVNSIEQVLKNSGTHVTTMKGYEASEESLKNIVTNNLTSPRILHIATHGYFFPDSKDKNETLSNSEPVFKISEHPMLRSGLIMAGGNAAWHGKQTLDGREDGILTAYEISQMNLSNTELVVLSACETGLGDIQGNEGVYGLQRAFKIAGAKYLIMSLWQVPDKQTSLLMTTFYKKWIENKMSIPDAFHAAQKELREIGLDPYQWAGFVLVE